The DNA window GATGCGACTCGCCAGTTCGTGAACGCGCAAATCATCCGGCCCCACCCCATCGAGCGGCGAAATGACGCCGCCCAGGACGTGGTACACGCCCCGGTATTCCCCAGTCCGTTCAATGGCCAACAGATCGCTGGACTCCTCCACGACACAGATGGTGGAGTGGTCGCGCTTCTCGGACCGACAGATGGGGCAGGGATCCTCGTCGGCCACAACGAAACAGGTGGAGCAGCGCTGCACTCGTTCCTTCACAGCCATCAGGGCATCCGAAATGGCCTCCACCTCCTCGCGCGGCATCTTCAACACGTAGTTGGCCAGTCGCCGCGCCGTCTTTGTCCCAATGGTGGGCAGCTTCGAAAACTGCTCCACCAGGGCTTCGACCGACTCCGAGGTAAACTGCATCGGAATGTGAAGTTTGGAATTCGGAGTTCGGAATGTGGATTTCGGAATGTGGAAGCAATTGTCGGGCGGTTACGGCTGTTCTCAAATCGAACCGCTCCCCCCTCCACACTCCCCACTCCGCATTCCCCATTCGCTAGAGGCCGAGCTGGCTCAGGTCCATTCCCGGCGGCAGCATGCCTCCCATCGACTCCTTCATTTGCTCTTGCGCCATGTCCGACGCATCCTCAAGGGCCTTGTTCACCCCGGCAATCACCAGGTCTTCCAGCAGCTCCAGGTCGTCCGGATCCACCGCTTCCGGGTCAATCTCAATGCCGGTAATCTTCTGATTGCCGTTGGCGGTGACTTTTACCATGCCGCCGCCGGCCTCCGCCGTCACGGTTTCGTCCTCCAGTCCTTCCTGGGCGGCGTTCATCTTTTCCTGCATCTCCATCATTTTGCCGAACATGTCCGACATGTTCATGCCTCCGGGTCCGTTAGCCATAAGTTTGGTCGTGGTCTCGTACCAAAAAAGAATCGATTCGTGAAATCGCCGGGGAGCTTTCATCCCCCAGTGGGTCATCTATGCAATCTCCCGACCCATACCTCCCAATCTCGCCCTCCGAAGCACAACGGGCCGCGCCGGATGGGCAGAGAAGATCCTCAGGAACTTGGATCGTAGATCGGTAGCTCCAACGTACAAAGCGAACGGGCGATCCCTTTCCCGCGAACCCAACGTTTTCCGTATTTTAACGCGCAGGGTCGGGGACTACCACACCGGCTCGGCCCCGAACTCCTCAAAGAGCACGTCCAGTGCGGAATACGTATCCCGGAGCTCCTGCAATTGCTCGCGCGGACTCATCGGATCGCCGGACTCATTCGTCGTCTCCGGATCGGGGGAGGACGTCTCCACGACGAACCGAAGCTCCTCTACGGCAACGTCGAATGTGTCGGTGAGACGCTCCAACAAGAAGTTGTGTTCGTCGCGGAGCGAATCGCGGTGGAAGGATTTGGGAACCGCAACGGTGAGCTCCGTTCCCATCATTTCGATCGGCTCGGCCTCTCCGAGAAGCGAACCGAGCCGAATGCGCTCCTCCTTGACGGCGTCCACGAACTGCGGCCACTCCTGTACCAGTCCGTCCACGCTCGTCCCGGACGCCTCAACGGTGGGTTCAGCCACGGCAGCCTGTGGGCCAGCCCCGGCTCCTCCACTGGACGCAGAGGACCCGCCCTGCGCGTCCGTCGGGCCGTCGCCGGAAGCCCCATCGCCCCCAGACGCGCTCTTGTCGAGGGCGGGACTGCCAAACAAGTCGTCGTACCCAACGCTGGACTCATCGTCGGACTCGTCCATGCTGGCATCGTCGTCCGTCGAGGAAGACGATCCCGAGTCCTCGGCCGCCGATTCCTCTGGGGAGGAGGGCGCGCGCTCCGCCTCTTCGCCTTCCGATTCCTCCGGCGTCGCCTCCGCAGAACCGGACGAGGAGGAGCGGGACGCGGCGTCGTCCGTCTTTGTTGCGGGCTTGGAAGAATCGGTCTGGGCCGGAGAGTCGTCTTCGGAAGGAGACTCTTCGGTGGGGGGCTCGTACGATGATGCCGGTTCAGACGCCGTGTCCGCGGTCGCCTGCGGCTCGTCGTGCGATGCCGACGCAGCGTCCGACCCGCCCTCTACGTGACCCTCGGGAATCGATTCGGGAAGCTCTCCCGACTCGGCCAGTCGTTCCAGTCGATCGATTTTTTGAATGACTTCGCGCAGGTCGGCCGCCCGGCGCATCTGAGCCATCTTGAGAAGGGTCGTCTCCAGCTTGAGGCGCGGCTGCGGACTATTCTTCACGTCGTCCTCCGCTTCTCCTGCGGCCGTCAGCAAGCGTAGCAGATCGGCCTCGCCGAAGCGCTCGGCCTCTTCCCCATACTGGCGACGTGTGCTCTCCGCCACGCCCTCCAACGCCTCCCCGCCTAGCGAGTGCGCCACCAGCAGGTTGCGCAAGTGCTCAGCCAGCCCCACCAGAAACTCTTGCAGGTCGTACCCGCTGCGAACGACGTGCCTTACAAGCTCCAGCACGCCGGCGGTGTCCTGCGTGGCCACATGCTCGGTGAGGTCAAAGTAGAGGTCCTGATCGACGACCCCCATCGCCTGGGCGAGCTCGCTGTATTCGAGCGTCGACCCGCACAGCGAGATGGCCTGATCGAAGGCCGAGAGGGCATCCCGAAGCGCTCCGTCGCCCTTCCGGGCCAGCAGCATGAGGCTTTCTTCGTCCGCCTCAATTCCTTCTTCGTCACAGACCTCGCGCAGCCGATCTACGATGTCGGGCACCGGAATGCGGCGGAAGTCGAAGCGCTGACACCGCGAGAGAATGGTGGGCAGTACCTTGTGCGGCTCCGTGGTCGCAAAAATGAAGAGAGCGTGGGGCGGCGGCTCCTCCAGCGTCTTCAGCAGGGCATTGAACGCCTGCTTCGACAGCATGTGGACCTCGTCGAGAATGTACACCTTCTTCTGGTCGCCCTGCGGCGGAATGCGCACCTTCTCACGCAGCTCGCGCACATCGTCGACCTTGTTGTTGGAGGCCGCGTCCATCTCGAACACGTTGAGGCTGCGCCCCTCCTCGAAGGAGGTGCACGAGTCGCACTCACAGCAGGGCTCGGCGCCGTCCTCTCGCTCCTCCCGCGGCGTCTCGCAGTTGATGGCCTTCGCCAAAATCCGAGCCGAGGTCGTTTTCCCCACCCCACGCGGCCCACTGAAGAGGTAGGCGTGCGCAAGCCGGTCAAGCTTAATTGCGTTCTTGAGCGTATCGGCCACGTGCTCCTGCGCAACCAGCTCTTTGAAGAGCGACGGCCGGTACTTGCGCGCGGTAACGAGGTAGTCCCGATCGGCCATAGCGACTGCAACGACGGACGTGTGGAAGAGGCGAGGCCCAACTCGGGCCGTAAGTGCATCGCAAGGGACTGTTCTTTGGAGGTGTCCCCTACATTTTCGAATTCAATATAGCACCGAACACCGGGGGGAATCAACTTTGCCGTCCATCCCGTGGGGCGATTGTACGTTAAAATCCAAGCTGTCCGTCCCCCCGCCCAAAAACAAAAACCGCAACGGAACGTCCGGGACGATTCTCTTTCAGCTTCGATCCGGACGATGGGCGCTCGCCAGCCATTGGCCGACGGAGTCGATCAGAATCTACGTGGACATGAACACAGGCGATTTGCCCGGCGCCCCCGGCTTGAGAATCATCCGGCCGCAGACGGACTCCGACGTCAAACGAACGTGCGATTGACCGTCCCTTCAATCATTGACATTCCTCACGCCTGAATCCTTCCTTTTGGAAAGTATACCACTTTCCCGTTTCAGCGTCACCGCTGCACTTTCCCTCAACATGATTGCATGTCGTCTCATCTTTTTTCTGTCCTTTGGGATGTGCCTTCTGCTCGGGGGCTGTTCTGAGGAATCTTCTCCCCCATCGTCCTCGCCCCCCTCCGATGCCACCCCGACGGTCGTTGGCCTCACCGGCGATGCCGCTTTTCCCCAAACGAGCGACGCCCTGAATGAACGGCTGTTTCCCCTTGTCAAGTATGAGAACGGGACCTTTCAGGACCTGTCCCTCCAAAGGGACACCACTCGTCAAGGGGGAACAACACACGTCACGTGGAGAGACTCCACCCTGGCGCAGCGCACCCGGTATTTCATTGATGCGCCCCCTCGACTCCTCACGGCCCAGACGATCGGCCTGCGGACGTCTCCCGTCCACACTGCTCCTTTCATCAACGGCAGGGTGACCGACTCTCTTTCGCCCCCGCCGGCGCATTCGCGCCTTGATGTGGGCAGCCACGGGGGCATTGCCATCAGTTTGCCTCCGGACTCGATCGTTGCCCCCAGCACCTGGATTCCGAAAGCCGATACCATACTCACAGACGCCGAGCGCACGGCCATAGCGACCTATGTCGGTCGCCAACTTCTGTCTCCCATCACGGACGCCAAAAAAACCGGACACCCGATCCCTTCGCGGCGGCGATCCGTCCTGACCCGACACATACAGTCCGGCCTTTCCCCCGCTGCTTCTCCGCCGAACACTCCCTCCTCCCATCCAAGGCCGATCTCGAACCTGAGCATCGACGTCGCCTCTGGCCAGTTTGATACGGACGACGCAACCGACTACCTCGTCGTCGTGAACCACGAGTACAACGCCGTATGGCACGTCAACAGGCGTGGCCAAGCCGACTCCATTCACACCGCGAAGCGGACGTCTCCCTGTCCCTGCGACCGCCCCTTCCACGAGGAAGACGATGTCTTCAGCACTCGCAGCGATTCCACGCTG is part of the Salinibacter sp. 10B genome and encodes:
- a CDS encoding recombination mediator RecR, whose protein sequence is MQFTSESVEALVEQFSKLPTIGTKTARRLANYVLKMPREEVEAISDALMAVKERVQRCSTCFVVADEDPCPICRSEKRDHSTICVVEESSDLLAIERTGEYRGVYHVLGGVISPLDGVGPDDLRVHELASRIDPSFSDTAAEDDPNAASEAKASAGSPNGVASEEATEGDAQVDEVILAVNPNVEGDTTAYYISQLLEPFDVQVTRIARGLPIGGDLEYADEATLSRALEGRGGVEDEGST
- the dnaX gene encoding DNA polymerase III subunit gamma/tau; protein product: MADRDYLVTARKYRPSLFKELVAQEHVADTLKNAIKLDRLAHAYLFSGPRGVGKTTSARILAKAINCETPREEREDGAEPCCECDSCTSFEEGRSLNVFEMDAASNNKVDDVRELREKVRIPPQGDQKKVYILDEVHMLSKQAFNALLKTLEEPPPHALFIFATTEPHKVLPTILSRCQRFDFRRIPVPDIVDRLREVCDEEGIEADEESLMLLARKGDGALRDALSAFDQAISLCGSTLEYSELAQAMGVVDQDLYFDLTEHVATQDTAGVLELVRHVVRSGYDLQEFLVGLAEHLRNLLVAHSLGGEALEGVAESTRRQYGEEAERFGEADLLRLLTAAGEAEDDVKNSPQPRLKLETTLLKMAQMRRAADLREVIQKIDRLERLAESGELPESIPEGHVEGGSDAASASHDEPQATADTASEPASSYEPPTEESPSEDDSPAQTDSSKPATKTDDAASRSSSSGSAEATPEESEGEEAERAPSSPEESAAEDSGSSSSTDDDASMDESDDESSVGYDDLFGSPALDKSASGGDGASGDGPTDAQGGSSASSGGAGAGPQAAVAEPTVEASGTSVDGLVQEWPQFVDAVKEERIRLGSLLGEAEPIEMMGTELTVAVPKSFHRDSLRDEHNFLLERLTDTFDVAVEELRFVVETSSPDPETTNESGDPMSPREQLQELRDTYSALDVLFEEFGAEPVW
- a CDS encoding YbaB/EbfC family nucleoid-associated protein; this encodes MANGPGGMNMSDMFGKMMEMQEKMNAAQEGLEDETVTAEAGGGMVKVTANGNQKITGIEIDPEAVDPDDLELLEDLVIAGVNKALEDASDMAQEQMKESMGGMLPPGMDLSQLGL